A genomic region of Zea mays cultivar B73 chromosome 6, Zm-B73-REFERENCE-NAM-5.0, whole genome shotgun sequence contains the following coding sequences:
- the LOC103629717 gene encoding uncharacterized protein produces MDPARSLQPPPRDEMHRTSRTYLPERCSLEEEPSWSMQSAKVALAAPFVEEALVAPSAGPDEMLFEAAPSAKSAQSARVALAAPFAEDALVTPSAGPEEMLADAAPSTKLGEEVLAEVAFTRAANAAPTVALGEEVTLDSAASPALPVTTMDVVSENVTTPMDAGSSPTTIDLVRSLLPNISSPTVQYNLPVLPVQRSNVEPVENMPRVDWNSLHIVETHDDEGRIALLSENQIYALLGLREEGTTNESEYVEHGVDNDDDCFRTSDVLPSEMVISYDKDHPIMDIGTIYPTMEEFKMAVRQFAINKEFTLGTEKSDKKRYRCFCKSSLDCPWKINGTKHKEESIVEVTALTNHHTCMSNMRMKTITPSQKWVASKAVTILRESPKMGAKELQDKLQKQYSVTISYDTVWRGKEKALAEIYGKWEDNFELLFRWKAEVLKRSPGSVVEIDVLDVDGQVYFNRFFCALKPCIDGFLEGCRPYLSIDSTTLNGRWNGHLAAAV; encoded by the exons ATGGATCCCGCGAGATCTCTGCAGCCGCCGCCCAGGGATGAGATGCATAGGACCAGCCGCACATATCTGCCGGAGCGTTGTTCCTTGGAGGAGGAGCCCTCGTGGTCCATGCAGTCCGCCAAGGTCGCCCTCGCGGCGCCGTTCGTCGAGGAAGCCCTCGTCGCGCCGTCCGCGGGGCCGGATGAGATGCTTTTCGAAGCCGCGCCTTCTGCCAAGTCCGCGCAGTCCGCCAGGGTCGCCCTCGCGGCGCCGTTCGCCGAGGACGCCCTCGTCACGCCGTCCGCCGGGCCGGAGGAGATGCTAGCCGATGCCGCGCCGTCCACCAAGCTCGGCGAGGAGGTGCTAGCTGAAGTCGCGTTCACTAGGGCCGCTAATGCCGCGCCAACAGTCGCGCTCGGTGAGGAGGTCACGCTGGACAGTGCGGCCTCGCCAGCTCTCCCTGTGACGACCATGGATGTCGTATCTGAGAACGTGACTACGCCCATGGATGCTGGATCGTCGCCCACTACGATTGATCTCGTTAGATCTTTGCTCCCCAATATTTCTTCTCCGACAGTACAATACAATCTCCCTGTACTTCCTGTCCAAAG GTCCAATGTTGAACCTGTGGAAAATATGCCAAGAGTTGATTGGAATAGCTTACATATAGTGGAAACACATGATGACGAAGGTCGAATTGCACTTTTGAGCGAAAATCAGATTTATGCACTTTTAGGTTTAAGAGAAGAGGGGACTACAAATGAATCTGAATATGTTGAACATGGGgttgataatgatgatgattgcTTTCGTACTAGTGATGTTCTACCAAGTGAGATGGTTATTTCGTATGATAAGGACCACCCTATAATGGATATTGGTACAATCTACCCAACAATGGAGGAGTTCAAGATGGCAGTACGACAATTTGCCATCAATAAGGAGTTTACTTTAGGGACAGAGAAGTCAGATAAAAAGAGGTATAGGTGTTTTTGCAAGTCTAGTCTTGATTGTCCTTGGAAAATAAATGGCACCAAACATAAAGAGGAAAGCATTGTAGAG GTGACAGCCTTAACTAACCACCATACCTGTATGTCTAACATGAGGATGAAAACTATAACTCCATCACAGAAGTGGGTAGCTAGTAAGGCCGTGACTATTCTTAGAGAATCTCCTAAAATGGGTGCCAAGGAATTACAGGATAAGCTACAGAAACAATATTCTGTCACAATTTCTTATGACACTGTATGGAGGGGTAAGGAAAAAGCCCTTGCGGAAATTTATGGTAAATGGGAAGACAATTTTGAGTTGTTGTTTAGATGGAAGGCTGAGGTACTTAAGAGGTCTCCTGGGAGTGTAGTGGAGATTGATGTACTTGATGTGGATGGTCAAGTATATTTCAATCGTTTTTTCTGTGCTCTAAAACCATGTATTGATGGTTTCTTGGAAGGTTGTAGGCCTTATTTGAGTATAGATTCGACAACACTTAATGGAAGGTGGAATGGTCATTTGGCAGCAGCTGTATGA
- the LOC100192595 gene encoding nudix hydrolase 2-like isoform X1, with amino-acid sequence MAAHSLSLYLPVVTRSLVPLAFRHLLLPHRLRLRLRLRLVSAVSPSRARPLGLGARPPRPHAAPLGYGVGAGRRPSGGLDHRAMSSSTNSTVATELSVSENSREIEPLPFVNDKHGGVIIEMKTPMDPGVFSAYLKAALAKWREQGIRGVWIKLPITLSNLIPTVVEEGFWYHHAEETYLMLAYWLPNTTHTLPVNATHRVGVGAFIMNDKREVLVVQEKSGVLRGLGVWKFPTGVVEPGEDINVGAIREVKEETGIDAEFVEVLAFRQSHKAFFDKSDLFFVCLLRPLSYDITKQDSEIEACQWMPVEEFAAQPFVQKHELVKYILEVGLAKVDKKYAGFSPISIKSAFTDKLSLFYMNRRDLDKASG; translated from the exons ATGGCGGCCCACTCGCTCTCGCTCTACCTCCCCGTCGTCACGCGCTCGCTTGTGCCCCTAGCGTTTCGCCACCTCCTGCTCCCGCaccgcctccggctccggctccggctccgccTCGTCTCCGCCGTCTCCCCATCCCGGGCGCGGCCCCTCGGCctcggcgcccgcccgccccgcccccACGCCGCACCCCTCGGCTACGGAG TTGGTGCAGGGAGAAGGCCGAGTGGTGGACTGGACCACAGAGCCATGTCAAGTTCCACAAATTCAACAGTGGCCACGGAGTTGTCGGTGTCTGAGAATAGCAGGGAAATTGAGCCGCTACCTTTTGTGAATGACAAACATGGAGGCGTCATCATTGAGATGAAGACTCCAATGGATCCTGGAGTGTTTTCAGCTTACTTGAAAGCAGCGCTGGCAAAATGGAGGGAGCAG GGAATAAGAGGTGTCTGGATCAAATTACCCATcaccctttccaaccttattccaacAGTTGTAGAG GAAGGTTTCTGGTACCATCATGCAGAGGAAACTTACTTGATGCTTGCGTACTGGCTTCCAAATACAACACATACACTACCAGTAAACGCAACCCACCGTGTTGGTGTTGGAGCTTTTATAATGAATGACAAAAGAGAG GTCTTGGTTGTACAAGAAAAGAGTGGTGTACTTCGAGGCCTAGGTGTGTGGAAATTTCCAACTGGCGTAGTTGAACCG GGGGAAGATATTAACGTTGGAGCCATAAGAGAAGTAAAAGAAGAGACCGGG ATTGATGCAGAATTTGTTGAAGTGCTGGCCTTCAG GCAGAGCCACAAAGCTTTTTTTGATAAATCAGATCTATTTTTCGTGTGCCTGCTACGACCGCTGTCATATGACATTACGAAGCAAGACTCGGAAATAGAAGCATGCCAG TGGATGCCAGTAGAGGAATTTGCAGCACAACCATTTGTCCAGAAACATGAGCTTGTGAAGTACATCCTCGAAGTAGGCCTGGCTAAAGTTGACAAGAAATATGCAGGGTTTTCGCCAATCTCCATAAAATCGGCGTTTACAGACAAATTGTCCTTATTTTACATGAACCGGAGGGACCTGGACAAAGCCTCAGGATAG
- the LOC100192595 gene encoding Nudix hydrolase 2-like — MAAHSLSLYLPVVTRSLVPLAFRHLLLPHRLRLRLRLRLVSAVSPSRARPLGLGARPPRPHAAPLGYGGRRPSGGLDHRAMSSSTNSTVATELSVSENSREIEPLPFVNDKHGGVIIEMKTPMDPGVFSAYLKAALAKWREQGIRGVWIKLPITLSNLIPTVVEEGFWYHHAEETYLMLAYWLPNTTHTLPVNATHRVGVGAFIMNDKREVLVVQEKSGVLRGLGVWKFPTGVVEPGEDINVGAIREVKEETGIDAEFVEVLAFRQSHKAFFDKSDLFFVCLLRPLSYDITKQDSEIEACQWMPVEEFAAQPFVQKHELVKYILEVGLAKVDKKYAGFSPISIKSAFTDKLSLFYMNRRDLDKASG; from the exons ATGGCGGCCCACTCGCTCTCGCTCTACCTCCCCGTCGTCACGCGCTCGCTTGTGCCCCTAGCGTTTCGCCACCTCCTGCTCCCGCaccgcctccggctccggctccggctccgccTCGTCTCCGCCGTCTCCCCATCCCGGGCGCGGCCCCTCGGCctcggcgcccgcccgccccgcccccACGCCGCACCCCTCGGCTACGGAG GGAGAAGGCCGAGTGGTGGACTGGACCACAGAGCCATGTCAAGTTCCACAAATTCAACAGTGGCCACGGAGTTGTCGGTGTCTGAGAATAGCAGGGAAATTGAGCCGCTACCTTTTGTGAATGACAAACATGGAGGCGTCATCATTGAGATGAAGACTCCAATGGATCCTGGAGTGTTTTCAGCTTACTTGAAAGCAGCGCTGGCAAAATGGAGGGAGCAG GGAATAAGAGGTGTCTGGATCAAATTACCCATcaccctttccaaccttattccaacAGTTGTAGAG GAAGGTTTCTGGTACCATCATGCAGAGGAAACTTACTTGATGCTTGCGTACTGGCTTCCAAATACAACACATACACTACCAGTAAACGCAACCCACCGTGTTGGTGTTGGAGCTTTTATAATGAATGACAAAAGAGAG GTCTTGGTTGTACAAGAAAAGAGTGGTGTACTTCGAGGCCTAGGTGTGTGGAAATTTCCAACTGGCGTAGTTGAACCG GGGGAAGATATTAACGTTGGAGCCATAAGAGAAGTAAAAGAAGAGACCGGG ATTGATGCAGAATTTGTTGAAGTGCTGGCCTTCAG GCAGAGCCACAAAGCTTTTTTTGATAAATCAGATCTATTTTTCGTGTGCCTGCTACGACCGCTGTCATATGACATTACGAAGCAAGACTCGGAAATAGAAGCATGCCAG TGGATGCCAGTAGAGGAATTTGCAGCACAACCATTTGTCCAGAAACATGAGCTTGTGAAGTACATCCTCGAAGTAGGCCTGGCTAAAGTTGACAAGAAATATGCAGGGTTTTCGCCAATCTCCATAAAATCGGCGTTTACAGACAAATTGTCCTTATTTTACATGAACCGGAGGGACCTGGACAAAGCCTCAGGATAG
- the LOC100192595 gene encoding nudix hydrolase 2-like isoform X3, protein MLDVGRGRRPSGGLDHRAMSSSTNSTVATELSVSENSREIEPLPFVNDKHGGVIIEMKTPMDPGVFSAYLKAALAKWREQGIRGVWIKLPITLSNLIPTVVEEGFWYHHAEETYLMLAYWLPNTTHTLPVNATHRVGVGAFIMNDKREVLVVQEKSGVLRGLGVWKFPTGVVEPGEDINVGAIREVKEETGIDAEFVEVLAFRQSHKAFFDKSDLFFVCLLRPLSYDITKQDSEIEACQWMPVEEFAAQPFVQKHELVKYILEVGLAKVDKKYAGFSPISIKSAFTDKLSLFYMNRRDLDKASG, encoded by the exons ATGTTGGACGTTGGACGTG GGAGAAGGCCGAGTGGTGGACTGGACCACAGAGCCATGTCAAGTTCCACAAATTCAACAGTGGCCACGGAGTTGTCGGTGTCTGAGAATAGCAGGGAAATTGAGCCGCTACCTTTTGTGAATGACAAACATGGAGGCGTCATCATTGAGATGAAGACTCCAATGGATCCTGGAGTGTTTTCAGCTTACTTGAAAGCAGCGCTGGCAAAATGGAGGGAGCAG GGAATAAGAGGTGTCTGGATCAAATTACCCATcaccctttccaaccttattccaacAGTTGTAGAG GAAGGTTTCTGGTACCATCATGCAGAGGAAACTTACTTGATGCTTGCGTACTGGCTTCCAAATACAACACATACACTACCAGTAAACGCAACCCACCGTGTTGGTGTTGGAGCTTTTATAATGAATGACAAAAGAGAG GTCTTGGTTGTACAAGAAAAGAGTGGTGTACTTCGAGGCCTAGGTGTGTGGAAATTTCCAACTGGCGTAGTTGAACCG GGGGAAGATATTAACGTTGGAGCCATAAGAGAAGTAAAAGAAGAGACCGGG ATTGATGCAGAATTTGTTGAAGTGCTGGCCTTCAG GCAGAGCCACAAAGCTTTTTTTGATAAATCAGATCTATTTTTCGTGTGCCTGCTACGACCGCTGTCATATGACATTACGAAGCAAGACTCGGAAATAGAAGCATGCCAG TGGATGCCAGTAGAGGAATTTGCAGCACAACCATTTGTCCAGAAACATGAGCTTGTGAAGTACATCCTCGAAGTAGGCCTGGCTAAAGTTGACAAGAAATATGCAGGGTTTTCGCCAATCTCCATAAAATCGGCGTTTACAGACAAATTGTCCTTATTTTACATGAACCGGAGGGACCTGGACAAAGCCTCAGGATAG
- the LOC100192595 gene encoding nudix hydrolase 2-like isoform X2: MLDVGRVGAGRRPSGGLDHRAMSSSTNSTVATELSVSENSREIEPLPFVNDKHGGVIIEMKTPMDPGVFSAYLKAALAKWREQGIRGVWIKLPITLSNLIPTVVEEGFWYHHAEETYLMLAYWLPNTTHTLPVNATHRVGVGAFIMNDKREVLVVQEKSGVLRGLGVWKFPTGVVEPGEDINVGAIREVKEETGIDAEFVEVLAFRQSHKAFFDKSDLFFVCLLRPLSYDITKQDSEIEACQWMPVEEFAAQPFVQKHELVKYILEVGLAKVDKKYAGFSPISIKSAFTDKLSLFYMNRRDLDKASG, encoded by the exons ATGTTGGACGTTGGACGTG TTGGTGCAGGGAGAAGGCCGAGTGGTGGACTGGACCACAGAGCCATGTCAAGTTCCACAAATTCAACAGTGGCCACGGAGTTGTCGGTGTCTGAGAATAGCAGGGAAATTGAGCCGCTACCTTTTGTGAATGACAAACATGGAGGCGTCATCATTGAGATGAAGACTCCAATGGATCCTGGAGTGTTTTCAGCTTACTTGAAAGCAGCGCTGGCAAAATGGAGGGAGCAG GGAATAAGAGGTGTCTGGATCAAATTACCCATcaccctttccaaccttattccaacAGTTGTAGAG GAAGGTTTCTGGTACCATCATGCAGAGGAAACTTACTTGATGCTTGCGTACTGGCTTCCAAATACAACACATACACTACCAGTAAACGCAACCCACCGTGTTGGTGTTGGAGCTTTTATAATGAATGACAAAAGAGAG GTCTTGGTTGTACAAGAAAAGAGTGGTGTACTTCGAGGCCTAGGTGTGTGGAAATTTCCAACTGGCGTAGTTGAACCG GGGGAAGATATTAACGTTGGAGCCATAAGAGAAGTAAAAGAAGAGACCGGG ATTGATGCAGAATTTGTTGAAGTGCTGGCCTTCAG GCAGAGCCACAAAGCTTTTTTTGATAAATCAGATCTATTTTTCGTGTGCCTGCTACGACCGCTGTCATATGACATTACGAAGCAAGACTCGGAAATAGAAGCATGCCAG TGGATGCCAGTAGAGGAATTTGCAGCACAACCATTTGTCCAGAAACATGAGCTTGTGAAGTACATCCTCGAAGTAGGCCTGGCTAAAGTTGACAAGAAATATGCAGGGTTTTCGCCAATCTCCATAAAATCGGCGTTTACAGACAAATTGTCCTTATTTTACATGAACCGGAGGGACCTGGACAAAGCCTCAGGATAG